gaaacttccaaccaagaaaagcctaGGTCCAGAAGTCTACCAAGTATTCAAAGAAAAACTGGcaccaatactacacaaactcttttagaacatagaaaaagacaacgAACTCCCAACTCATTCCACAAAGCgagcataactctgatacctaaaccaagAAAAGACTCCACAAAGATGGAAAATCATAGGCCATTATCCCTCAAGGACAAAGAtgctaaaatcctcaacaaaatcctggccaatagaatacagcaaCAGatcaaaaaaataattcaccatgatcaagtggaaCTCATTTCACGTATGCAGGGGTGGCCCAACATTCACAAAGCTATCAATGTGATCACCACATAAACAaggcaagaaataaaaaacacagtatcttatcaatagatgcagaaaagacatTAGACAATATTCAACATCTATTTATGTTTAAAGCACTCAGCAAAACAGGGACAGAAGGATAAttcttcaacataataaaagcaGTACAtgagaaaccaacagccaataaCATGCTCAATGGGGAAAAGCAGTAACCAGGCAAGGGTGACCCCTACCACCACTCTTATTCTATAGCATGCTAGGATATTGAGGTAGAACCGTCAGACAATAAAAAGAATCAAAGGAATACAAATAGGCAAAGGAGCCAATTTTactgtacaaatctggctagaccagaggatgtacactagtacagataggaactggaaacacagggaatccaggacagatgaaccctttaggacaagaggtgagagtggctgtaacgggagggagaagggaaggtagagtagaaagagggaaccgattacaaggatgtacatagaacttcctccctggaggatggaaaacagaaaagtggatgaagggagacgtcggacagttgaagacatggtaaaataataataatttataaattatcaagggttcatggggagggaggggcaaaaataaggagctcaagtagaaggcaaatgttttgagaatgatattggcaacaaatgtacaaatgtgcttgacccaatggatggatgcatggattgtcatgagttataagagcccccaataaaattgtttttaaaacccTCACACCATTTAAGAAAAAATGAATCCGATCAGCTCCTAACTAAATGGTTGGCAATTCAGAACTTTCTAAGGGTACCGTAGACCCTGGAGACCCTATTGACCACAGTTCTTCCCAGAAACGTGTGAGGTCGCCAAGATTCAGAATGAAATAGTTGGCAACGGGTATGTATTTTAAGGGAGGCATGGCTGGCAGTGTGCACAAGCTTAGAACAATGACCAAAGTCTCTACGACTAGCAACTGATCAGAATCACGGGTCATAGAAAATAACGTCAAAGCAGAAAAGAAGTCAAATAATGTTACACTGAACTATCAAAAGTTAAGTGACATTTCAAGCAATCAAACAAAGCTGAGTAGTAGGTATATTAGTGAGTCAGTGGAAAGTAAAAGACTGACTCATTCTAATTAGCAatgaaatttaggaaaatttttgGAGAATAAGTCAAGAGGTACAAGAGATTGATCCAAACAGATTTTATAGTCAAGTCAGCTTTCAAGCCTATACCACAAGCAGTATATCAGTCCTTAAGACTCCCATTCAGTGTTGTTGAATATAACTTATAAGAAAGAATTATGAATGAATACAAATAGTAATTTTAAATGTATTGTGGGTGGACCTCGGCATCCTCATTTCCACACTCTTAGCAATATTATATTCATCCTCTCAATAGTTGTAATTTTTGTGGAAATCAGAGTCACGAGTATACAAACAGTGGATCACAGGGTGCTTCTTCAGCCCCAGTTCTTTGCAGGCAGATACAGAGAGTCTATTCCTGTCACATGACTGCAAGAATGGTGTGCAGCTGGCAGCTCCCCTCCTCGGACTTCACATCAGCTCAAGGATGGTTCCTATGAGAAAGAGGTTGGACATGCTGCcaccttccaaatttcttcacAATTCTGACACTAACCATATGTTTTGGATGGGTTTAATCATTTGCTGAAATGGCCATATAGAACTCACAGAGCAGACTTACAAGTGAGCTTCACTGATTTCGTTTCTCAAGAGAAACCAGCCTATGACATGTGGGCAATAAAAATTCTTCACTCTGCAAATTCATAAGCGATGTAGAAGAGAATACACTATGAATTACCGCCTTAGAAAAAGATTTTGTATTGAACACCTTACATCGATACTTGCATGGACGTTGAGGTTTTCTTCAGGTCTACTGATAAGCAAAGTGAGTCCTGAACTGACACCATGTCCCATGAGAAACTCTGGCACATAGACATTCCTTGAAGGTCAAGGGTCATTTGTTATCAGAGAAATATAAGTAAAACTCACTGATACACAGCTTCACCCTTACTTGAATAGCTTTAACAGATACAGATATAAGTGATGTGAGGATTTTAAGTTCATAATGGTAAATGAATGTGCAGAAAGATAGCAAGAATGAGACAATGTGAAGCATTTCACCAAGATCACTGAATCACACATGTAGGAAAGTTGAGTGGGTATATATTTTGCTATGTGTACTTTTTttaccaaaaataaaacaaattttaacaTGAATTCTTATATGCTGGGAAAACTGGAACCCTCATACATACCACTTTGGAAAAGCAGTGGTATACGCTAAACATAGATTATGCATGACCTCAAGAGAAATGGTTCTCTATGCCGATACAAATCTTGCAaaagaatgttccttaaaagtaTTACTGATTATATTCAAAAAAGTAGAAACAAGGTTTGGGGAAGAGCTGATACAAGGGCCCGATAGAAAATAAACATCAAAAAAAGAATAAGAGGGAATCAGCTGTACGAGcatgcctgattcaactgatgtGTGGATGTGATAGACTTGTACGAGactccaacaaaatgatttttttaaaaggtggaaTCAACCCTAAGAATCTATTCAGCTGATCATAGTATGAGCAAACGTGGGATATCCATATGATGACATAGGTGTTTTCATGCAAATAATACATTTGTTACTCAACTTTTTCCTGGTCTTGGAAGGTATTATTATAAACATGAGATGCTAATTTTAACAGAAATGTGTACACTAAAACTCGGTAAAGCAGAAAAACACCTCCTCGGGGGAGGTGCAGTGCTTGGCAAGCAAACATAAAAAGCACATATATTTTGTGTAAAAATGCAGTATTTTGTAATAATAAGAAATAATATCTTGTACATAATTTGACATAATTAAATATTGAATTTTTAGTGAAATCACAAAAGACTACATAttgtatgattttatttatatgaagtGTCCAGAACAGAAAAATATGTATCAACAGAAATGTGACTAACAGTTTTTAAGGACAGAATGACAGGAATACTGAGGGGTGATAGTTCAGGAGTATAAAAGGTGGTTTTGAATGATTAAAATAATCTATTTTCATCATAGATGttggtgattatacaactctgTGTATGTATTAACAACCACTGAATGGTACACTTGAAATCGATAAATTGTGCATGAAGATTTTACGTGAAACAGCCTTTAACATTTAGTGTATGTCGAAAAAGGCTGATGACACTCTACACTTAGTCTCTAATTCTGTGTCACAATGTCTGCAATGACAAGTGGCCGTTCCCTTACCTCTGGTCTCAAATCCATTCTACAGCAGATGCAACGTGCACATGCTGATGCAGACGTTCAGCTGTGTGGGAACATTCAGGATGGGTGATTCTAAGGACACTCATAAAACATAAGGTCAGCGTACCCTTTGCTTTTATCACttggctctccctttctgcaACCGTGTAATGTGCTTACTTTGACCTGTGAGAGTTGAATTTTAACTTCTTAATTGATTTCTCCGAGGATTTAAGCATGAGCCACGACACGGTGGAACAGTCATTTGAAAGGAGATTTTACTTAACCAAGATGTGTATGAAATGGATTTCAGTTCTTCTGCTGATTCAACTGAGTAGCTACTTCAGCTGTGGAACCTGTGGGAAAGTGCTGGTGTGGCCAACAGAATACAGCCATTGGCTCAATATCAAGACAATACTGGATGAACTTACTCAGAGGGGCCATGAGGTGACTGTTCTAGCCTCATCGTCTTCCGTTCTTATTGGTTCCAACAAACCATCTTCTATCAAATTTGAGGTTTACCCTACAGCTCTTACTAAAGATGAGATGGAGGTCTTATTCATGACATGGATTAAGAAATGGGTATATGATGCACCAAAAGATTCAATTTTTGCATATTTTTCAGCAATGCAGGAATCTTTTTGGGGATATTCTGATGTTCTTTTAGGGCTCTGTAAAGATGTAGTTTTGAACAAGAAACTTATGGTGAAACTACAAGAATCAAAGTTTGATGTCATGTTTGCCGATGCCGTCAGTCCTTGTGGTGAACTGCTAGCTGAGCTACTTAATATACCCTTTCTATACACTGTCCGGTTCTCTACTGGCTATACCTATGAAAAGTACAATGGAGGACTCTTAATGCCTCCTTCCTACGTACCTGTTATTTTGTCAGAATTACAGGATCGGATGACATTCATGGAGAGGGTAAAAAATATGATATATGTGCTTTATTTTGACTTTTGGTTCCAGCAAGTGAATGAGAAAAAGTGGGATCAATTTTACAGTGAAGTACTAGGTAAGTCATGTTTTATAAGTAGACTACAGCACCAACTTTCCTTGTGTTTTTATAGGTGAATTTGTGTAAGTAAAAAGCCAGAGGAATCAAGTTTTTGTTaggagaaaatatgaaaatatatatcaatCTTATAAATATTGTGGAAAtgttttcactatggaattagaagAATCCTGTGAGCCATGGACCAGGACACTGAAGGAAGTCAGAAACCATAAAATAAACATACTTAGAATTTTGTTAATTGTATATCCATTTCATTAGACTTTTCACCTTTATAAAACTCAATGAAGGGATGAAGAGAGATACATAGATTAAAGTGTGAGACTTGCTGGTAGCATAAATATCTATGGaccatcaataaaattattttgtgcgGCTCAGTTTCCCTATTTACTAACAAAAGATTTTCAGTATTACCTCCTCAAGATTCTGTGTAACTAGAGTGGTAGTCTTTCAGActcaaaaaagaataatttaggtCTTCAATATCTTTTGTTCTTCTAGCTAAATAGTCATAATCAAAATAATGTAATTCTGAATCACTGTGCTTAGGGAACCTTAGGGTTTGTAACAATTCCACATTTCTTTGTTACATACTTGTAAGCCATCTTTCTGACAGGCCTATGACATGGCTGGATGGTTAACATACAAATTACTAGTCTCTATCTTTTTAAAACTATGTGTATTGATGAAGTGTTAAAATTCAATCGGCATCATTTtccatgcttttaaaatatttcagctCTTAATTACAAAGAGTTTCCTTTAATGATAAAATATTGTTCAGCACTTAACTGGTCTCAAATGCACTAGGTTGGTACTAGGAATTGAAGGATATTGACAAAGCCTGTAGTTTGGTTGGACAGCCAAGGGTCAAGGGCCTGCTTTGCAAAACTACAGAAACTGGAGAGTATTTCTGCAAAGTGTCTTCATGGGTATGGCATGATTAATTGATTTCGGGACTCAAATTTCAGGAAGACCAACTACACTATCTGAGACCATGAGGAAAGCGGAAATGTGGCTGATTCGAACCTACTGGGATTTTGAATACCCTCGCCCTTTCTTGCCGCACTTTGACTTTGTGGGAGGGCTGCACTGCAAACCTGCCCAGCCCTTGCCCAAggtactcccattgctgttcctttaGTTTCTTCTCCAAATGACTCTGCCTTCCTAGCTGAGAATGTGTCGCAAAGTGATTCAGGTGGGTTTGGGGACAAAGCGACCCGCACACTAAAAATTCATGAATATCCATGTGACCACACGTACAGCCTGACAGTGAAATGGAATGACTGAGAGACTTTGAGAGTGGGGTCTGATAAATTAGAGCCTGCGTAATTCAACACATAAGACAGCGCTGTGCATTCAAAGCCTGTTTTCAGAGTTACTGTCAGATTCCAGGCAACCAGGGCAAACCTGGCATTTTCCTTTCTATTGGGCACAGAGTGACTAAGAGTCAGAAACCAGCTCAATGGTattcaacaaaacaacaaccgtgTGTCCAGTGAGCCAGCTGCTCGCTGGATAACAAAGAAACGAAGCAGACATGGCTTTTCCCTCCCAAATCACTCAAGCTCTCACATACCTTACACTCCTCTTGGAAAAAATAGAGCTAAAGcaagtaatgaaaataaaatgtgaaaagtgTTGTAAGAATGAAAGGAGGGTTCATAGAAAGTAACGCACAGTAATTGAAATTTAAAGGGAATGGTGCACAGGAACAGACAGTCCTtagaaggggaaaggaaaaaggaaggCAGCTAGAATAGCAATGGCAGCCCCCATGATCTTCAcgttagtggaacaagaggaagagCAACGTGGTAGATGGTATAGGAGAGGGTCGCTGGAAAGAGTAAATTAAGGACAAGGTTTTCTAAGAGATCACTCAAAATGCAATCACTGAATTGGCGTGTGGAGGAGCAACACTGGAATGGATGACCTTTTAGACGAGAATTTTGCTGCAGGCACCAGTTGATGGGAAACTAGGACTATTCTTGTAGAACTACCagcctgtggtggttacatggaAAGTAGAAGGCATTAACAGGAAACACTTCAATATGACAAAGGAAATTATCCTAAACGAATATTAACTATTGCAAATAATTGCTATTTTGATTATTACTACAATTACAATTTGTCATTTAATCTGTGTCTGTCACTTCAGATATAATTGTCATTAAACTGAGTTTCCAACAGATCAAGAATATACTCTTTAGCAAACAGAAACCTGTGGAGCTTGTTAAAGTGGATCCATATAGGTGGGCATCACATGAGTAGGAGGCCCTGCTTAAGTTTTTCAAACTTTTccgatttttcttttatttaacctGTGAGTAGGGCTCTTAGGACTATTTCACAGAAGTGTCAAAActaaaatgttttcttaatattagaAATTCTCTtctctaaaaacagaaagaaatcctTAACTCCAGGAAATAATTATGCATTTTATGAAAATAGTTGAGAAACTATGAAAAGGTTTAAAGTGTGACATAAGGGGTTGTGCTACTGAAAGCAATATAGATTTCCAATCACCCCACACAGTTAACTTGTCCTTAGTGCTCACAGTCAAAGCATGAGACCCTAAAGCCTCCTTAAGGAACGACTGCTCTGGAAACCTTGCTGGAATCAACAGGTGCTTAGGTAAAACTATCACCAAGAACTTGCTCTCTAATTGGTTCTGCCTCCTGGTGATCCACATGTATCAGGATTTCCACTGGCTGTTTTCCCTGAACTTGATCACCATGCTTTTCATTCTACATGGACTTGAACTTCCTACTTTTTGGTTAGCGGGTAAGCACAGCCACTATTTACAGTGTGCTTTTATTACATGTGAGGAAAGCTGAGTTAAGAACCTGCTTTGATGAATCCTTCTACAGACTTTTATCAGTAGAGAACATCTCCTGCTCAAGCGGGAGGGTTGAGAAGAAAGGCAGAGCAGTAGGAGACCAATTCACGTAGTTGTGCTCCAGTGAACTCAAATATGGCAATCGTGTGGCTGGTGAAAGACGTGTCAATGTTTCCTTCAAAAGGTCACTCTGAGATGAACTCACGTGACATtacctaacatcaacaacaaactaAGTAAAGGTTGTTGGTCCCCAGCAACTCCATGGGGGCACGGAAGAAAACTCTGGAGAACCCGTTCCATAAAAATTatagccaaacaaaacaaaagaaaatgctgGGGTCTCGAATCTACTTGGAGGTACAGGCTGCTATCTACTATTGAGTTGGTGCCATCACATGGGGACCCTGTAGAATAGGGTGggactgtcatttttttaattggttGGGTTGTTGGAGGGTGGTGTCCTATAATTTATTGTATGATATATCGAAGTGGACCTAACTCAATTTTCTCATTTAAATGCTCCAAAgagaaaatcaaattaaaataCAAATGAAATGAAAGTACAGTGGTTCATTAAACTACTGGTCCCCTGCACTACGTTCTGCTGTGTGGACACAggctcttctctctctgcttcctcgcTTTCACTTGTCCCTGGTTCGGAAGCACCACCATGTTCACCACACTCATCCTCACAATCAAATTTCGTTTCCTTGCCCTGAAACTGTCTTTACCTTTGCCAACACCGCCCACGCAATTTCATTTCCCATTTGTTCAGGGGTCTTCATTGGTCTTCCAGTTTTCTCAGTGCTGCTCCCCCCTCTCCTTCTAGTGCTTCCCATGTCTCTTCTGTGTTTTTGACTTGTAAGTTTTTGTTACTAGCACCTCAGGCTATATCCAATActtctttcacttttttttttacataaaatacTCCACTATTTGCTCCTGTGACAAAGCATCCATTCGATTCCTCCATGACTTGCAATGAGTTTATGTTCATCTGCCCTACAGATATGATGATCCACGTCACCTGGGACATTCTAGCAAGCAGCCCATCTTTTCTTCCAGAGACTTCATTTCAGCATCTTCTGCTAACTTGCTGTTCTTCTTGCTCTTGTAACTCTGCTTCtactttattttgctttctttcttcattcttttcaACAAAGAAATCAACCTTGAAAAGTACCAACAGGTCTGTGCCTTTATTCTTCTCACCAAGGGTCTCTGCAAACGTCTGAGCGATCAAGATGTTTGTCAACTTCTTGTCAACAATTGTCAACAATTTGTTATCAAACACGACAAATACTGATCCCTTAAATGCTTTAAGGGTTGTGCTCATCTGCATATTTAAAATCTCGCCCTTCCCCTATAACCACTCTTCTGAGGATATCAGGACTGCATCCCTTAGGAAGCCCTCATATTAAACAGGCCTGTGTTGTTGTTCTCCTACATCATTTTAATACTCATCAGTCACTTCTGGGAGGGATTTGCTTGGAGATCTTCAGAGATTAGTTTTATCATCACTTATTTCCATGACTTCCACCGTTGATTTACTCAGTGCTTCCACTACTGCATTAAAGTCACTTGTTAGACCGTATAACCTGTTGAATCTTTATCTCCAATAGCACTCAGCCTTCACCTAATTGGATCTATTCCCTCAAGATGTTGTCCGAGGGCAAATAAAAGCATGAATTTGATGACAGATTTTTGCCTTCCAGCTCAGCCATGTTTTCACTATCACCATTTTCAGCGGTGGTGGCTAGCTGAACATTTTCCTTTATGGTTCTGGCGCCACAGAGGCACTCCCCAAAATAACAACTATCCGCTGACTTTTGAACACCACCTGCTGGCCTATCTCCCTAGAAGAAGGTAGGGAGagataactttatgggagtagaaagtctcatctttctgaccTCTGTGGCAAATAGGGCTCGCCTACATTGGAGTTCACTTTATAGTaagaggtttggtttggtttatcaaCATTTGATTTTCCTCTGCATTTAAGTTGTGTGTGGTCAATCTTAAAGTattttccattattttattcCTGTTTCATGATGAAGCTATTTCTTTCTTCCTAGGAAATGGAAGAGTTTGTCCAGAGctctgggaaacatggtattgtGGTGTTCACCCTTGGGTCAATGATCAGAAACATCACAGAAGAACGGGCCCATATCATTGCATCAGCCCTTGCCCAGATTCCACAAAAGGTAGATACGGGTATTTTATGAAAGCTCCAATCTATCCCGTttccaatgaaaacaaaaatacatctgTTCATATGTTAAAATAATATGATATTTTCAGGGTGCTgtccagcaccgatgaaacaacttGCCTGTAGTTCTTCAATGccttctcccaccaccaccaccacaatcatgacctcaattctaccttgcatattGAATTAGACCAgaccatgcacactgctacagattaagcgcccacaacacaaggaatcaggatagataaacccctcaggaccaacagtgagaacagagataccaggaggataaggggaaggtgagaggagaatgggggaatcaatcacaagagtcacatataacccactcccagggggacgaacaacagaaaagtggatgaagagtgacagagaatgatgtaagatatgcaaataataacCTGTAacaaatcaagggttcatgaagaaaggaggaagtgagagggagggataaaaaatgaggagctgataccagggg
The Tenrec ecaudatus isolate mTenEca1 chromosome 3, mTenEca1.hap1, whole genome shotgun sequence DNA segment above includes these coding regions:
- the LOC142443633 gene encoding UDP-glucuronosyltransferase 2B31-like, whose product is MCMKWISVLLLIQLSSYFSCGTCGKVLVWPTEYSHWLNIKTILDELTQRGHEVTVLASSSSVLIGSNKPSSIKFEVYPTALTKDEMEVLFMTWIKKWVYDAPKDSIFAYFSAMQESFWGYSDVLLGLCKDVVLNKKLMVKLQESKFDVMFADAVSPCGELLAELLNIPFLYTVRFSTGYTYEKYNGGLLMPPSYVPVILSELQDRMTFMERVKNMIYVLYFDFWFQQVNEKKWDQFYSEVLGRPTTLSETMRKAEMWLIRTYWDFEYPRPFLPHFDFVGGLHCKPAQPLPKEMEEFVQSSGKHGIVVFTLGSMIRNITEERAHIIASALAQIPQKVLWRYDGKKPSALGSNTRLYKWLPQNDLLGHPKTKAFITHGGTNGIYEAIYHGIPMVGMPMFADQADNIVHMKAKGAAVSVDIDTLTSTDLLNALQTVVSDPSYKENAMRLSAIHHDQPVKPLDRAVFWIEFVMRHKGAKHLRPASLDLNWFQYHSLDVIGFLLACVAIFTFFVVKCCLCGCQRAFKSGKKKKRE